A single genomic interval of Dyella sp. GSA-30 harbors:
- a CDS encoding glycosyltransferase encodes MLLHGLVFTLVSVLAASVALAYIRYLHTRHYPPELRAPDKIHGFAYTPFRPGQAPEKSYPSLDEIRQDLAIISQLSNRVRTYSVDGSQADIPMLAAEFGMEVILGVWIGTDLAINDREVERAIEVIRSSPNVKGVLVGNETLFRHDVTEEQLIAYIVRIRTSVDVPISASEQWHIWEEHPILAKHVDMISTHILPYWESALYNDSLHLVLDRIVHLERLYPGKPVVLGEVGWPSQGRHPGNGSITAPGHQAVHIRMLVEQLNRVGRSYFVMEAFDQRWKTEEGEIGQHWGVFDAKRQPKFAFTGPVVIKLQWRGLFYKLIDGSRLSAAEWFMLGAVAILAACALIAFGYARTDQYGSVFGAALSLTWVLQLFLGLITEMHELAEQAWTPERRRMFLPWRAPIGHFPKVCIHVPCYNEPPEMVKQTLNALAHLDYRDYEVMVIDNNTVDPAIWQPIQAHVATLGPRFHFFHVAPLEGYKSGALNYLLDRTGIDVHVVAIIDSDYIVDRQWLKHLVPHFIDPTIAVIQAPQDYRDSEESSFKDFCFSEYQGFFNVGMILRNDHNAIIQHGTMTMIRREVLAHLRWDESCICEDAEFGLRVVEHGHATAYVHRSYGKGLIPDSFAAFKKQRYRWAYGAMQIIKQHARSLLLGRGTKLNIRQRYHFVVGWLPWVFESMNLFWTIFTLLWSLAMLATSQVAALPWIFTLTPIMVLLSRASKMMHLRRRLPEDKFKDAIRSVTAGSAVYHTIAKAVFFGLVTRRIPFTRTPKNIERPRLWHALVEAREELTILLLLWSGAIAIGITHDLRSLDNACWIAMLLAQSVPYQASLLMAVLSARPKPAIVMTPDMEQQRSDA; translated from the coding sequence ATGCTATTGCATGGCCTCGTTTTTACGTTGGTCTCAGTTCTAGCCGCCTCCGTCGCCCTCGCCTATATACGTTACCTCCATACACGGCATTACCCTCCGGAATTGCGGGCTCCGGACAAAATCCATGGCTTCGCATACACGCCTTTCCGCCCTGGGCAGGCGCCGGAAAAGAGTTACCCCTCGCTTGATGAAATACGCCAGGACCTGGCCATCATCAGCCAATTAAGCAATCGTGTCCGCACTTATTCAGTCGATGGCAGTCAAGCCGATATTCCGATGCTAGCCGCCGAATTCGGCATGGAGGTCATTCTGGGCGTATGGATCGGCACGGATCTGGCAATCAATGACCGTGAAGTAGAACGCGCGATTGAGGTCATTCGCAGCTCACCGAACGTCAAAGGCGTCCTGGTCGGCAACGAAACTCTTTTCCGGCACGATGTTACCGAAGAACAGCTCATTGCCTATATCGTCCGAATCCGTACCTCCGTCGATGTACCCATCTCCGCCTCCGAACAGTGGCATATATGGGAAGAGCACCCGATCCTGGCCAAGCATGTCGACATGATCTCGACTCATATTCTGCCCTATTGGGAATCGGCTCTCTATAACGATAGCCTCCATCTTGTCCTCGATCGCATCGTGCACCTCGAACGCCTATACCCGGGCAAGCCGGTGGTGCTTGGCGAGGTGGGATGGCCCAGCCAAGGCCGCCATCCCGGTAACGGCAGTATTACCGCCCCCGGTCATCAGGCGGTGCATATTCGTATGCTGGTCGAGCAGCTTAATCGCGTCGGACGCAGCTACTTCGTCATGGAAGCATTCGATCAGCGCTGGAAAACCGAAGAAGGGGAAATAGGCCAGCACTGGGGTGTCTTCGATGCGAAACGCCAACCGAAATTCGCGTTCACCGGCCCGGTCGTTATCAAACTGCAATGGCGCGGCCTGTTCTACAAGCTTATCGATGGTTCGCGATTATCGGCCGCAGAATGGTTCATGCTCGGCGCGGTGGCGATCCTCGCCGCTTGCGCCTTGATTGCATTCGGCTATGCGCGCACTGATCAATATGGCAGCGTGTTTGGGGCGGCCCTGAGCCTTACCTGGGTACTTCAGCTATTTCTCGGCTTGATCACCGAGATGCACGAATTGGCTGAGCAGGCCTGGACACCGGAGCGACGACGCATGTTTCTGCCATGGCGGGCGCCCATCGGCCATTTCCCCAAGGTATGCATCCACGTGCCTTGCTATAACGAGCCCCCGGAGATGGTCAAGCAGACACTCAATGCGCTGGCCCATCTGGACTACAGGGATTACGAAGTGATGGTGATCGACAACAATACCGTCGATCCAGCCATCTGGCAGCCCATCCAGGCCCATGTGGCAACGCTGGGCCCGCGCTTTCATTTCTTTCACGTCGCACCACTGGAAGGCTACAAGAGCGGCGCCCTGAATTATCTGCTCGATCGTACGGGAATCGACGTACATGTCGTGGCCATCATCGACTCCGACTACATCGTGGACCGCCAGTGGCTCAAGCACCTCGTACCGCATTTCATCGACCCGACAATCGCAGTCATCCAGGCACCCCAGGATTATCGTGACAGCGAGGAGAGTTCATTCAAGGACTTCTGCTTTTCCGAGTACCAGGGTTTCTTCAACGTGGGAATGATCCTGCGCAACGACCACAACGCGATCATCCAGCATGGCACGATGACCATGATTCGCCGCGAGGTGCTGGCGCACCTTCGCTGGGATGAAAGCTGTATCTGCGAAGACGCCGAGTTCGGCTTGCGCGTCGTGGAGCACGGGCATGCGACCGCCTACGTGCATCGCAGCTACGGCAAGGGCTTGATTCCCGATTCCTTTGCCGCGTTCAAAAAGCAACGCTACCGCTGGGCATATGGCGCCATGCAAATCATCAAGCAACATGCGCGCAGCCTGCTGCTGGGGCGCGGCACGAAGCTCAACATCCGCCAACGTTATCACTTCGTTGTGGGCTGGCTTCCCTGGGTGTTCGAAAGCATGAACCTCTTCTGGACCATCTTCACCCTGCTCTGGTCGCTGGCCATGCTAGCTACTTCACAAGTAGCAGCATTACCCTGGATATTTACACTGACACCCATCATGGTATTGCTCAGTCGGGCCAGCAAGATGATGCACCTGAGACGTCGTCTACCGGAGGACAAGTTCAAGGACGCCATCCGATCCGTTACCGCGGGCAGTGCCGTCTACCACACGATCGCCAAGGCCGTGTTCTTCGGTCTCGTCACCCGACGCATCCCCTTCACCCGTACGCCAAAAAACATCGAACGCCCCAGACTCTGGCATGCCCTGGTCGAAGCGCGCGAAGAGCTCACTATCTTGTTGCTGCTATGGAGCGGCGCAATTGCCATTGGCATAACGCATGACCTTCGCTCATTGGATAACGCCTGCTGGATAGCCATGCTGCTGGCGCAGTCCGTGCCGTACCAGGCATCGCTGCTCATGGCCGTGCTATCCGCCAGACCGAAACCTGCGATTGTCATGACGCCAGACATGGAGCAGCAACGGAGCGACGCATGA
- the nudE gene encoding ADP compounds hydrolase NudE, with product MRKPPIIHATRDVHGSSFLHVEQLDLEFSNGERRTYERLKGSGTGAVIIVPMQDDETVLLVREYGAGVGRYELCLPKGRLDHGETALEGADRELKEEIGFGARKLTPLHSLSLSPSYMTHMAHVVLAQDLYPERLQGDEPEELEVVPWKMSELHHLVARDDVTEGRSIAALFMAREFLAGRFRPT from the coding sequence ATGCGCAAACCACCGATCATCCATGCCACCCGCGACGTGCACGGCAGCAGCTTCCTGCACGTCGAGCAACTGGATCTGGAATTCTCCAACGGCGAACGCCGCACCTACGAGCGCCTGAAGGGCAGCGGCACAGGCGCGGTGATCATCGTGCCGATGCAGGACGATGAAACCGTGCTGCTGGTACGCGAGTACGGCGCCGGCGTCGGTCGCTACGAGCTATGCCTGCCGAAAGGGCGGCTCGATCATGGCGAAACCGCGCTGGAAGGTGCCGATCGCGAGCTCAAGGAAGAGATTGGTTTTGGCGCACGCAAGTTGACCCCGCTACATAGCCTGTCCCTGTCGCCGTCGTATATGACGCACATGGCGCATGTGGTGCTGGCGCAGGATCTCTACCCGGAGCGCCTGCAAGGCGACGAACCGGAAGAGCTCGAAGTGGTGCCGTGGAAGATGTCCGAACTGCACCACCTGGTCGCACGCGACGATGTCACCGAAGGGCGTTCCATCGCCGCCCTGTTCATGGCGCGCGAGTTCCTCGCCGGCCGCTTTCGTCCCACGTGA
- the cysQ gene encoding 3'(2'),5'-bisphosphate nucleotidase CysQ → MSAELSPLLQRVGDIARAAGEAILTVYRSDFDVVQKSDRSPVTAADLAAQEVIVAGLDDLEPRLPVVSEEAHAAAWSERKEWTRYWLVDPLDGTREFVKRNGEFTVNIALIDNHESVLGVVLAPVTGELYVARRGEGAWLQKTPGGAWQRIGTRDLAQPPTVAGSRSHGASVVSMLQALLGDEYTSHPLGSSLKFCVIARGEADVYLRRGPTSEWDTAAAQCVLEEAGGAVLDLRGEPFRYNRGESLLNPEFIAVGDTSIDWRGRLLALDL, encoded by the coding sequence GTGAGCGCTGAACTTTCCCCCTTGCTGCAACGCGTGGGCGACATCGCCCGCGCGGCCGGCGAAGCCATCCTCACGGTTTATCGCAGCGACTTCGACGTGGTGCAGAAATCCGATCGCTCGCCGGTCACGGCGGCCGATCTGGCCGCGCAGGAAGTGATCGTGGCTGGCCTGGACGATCTGGAACCGCGACTGCCGGTGGTGTCCGAAGAGGCACATGCAGCCGCCTGGAGCGAACGAAAGGAGTGGACGCGCTATTGGCTGGTCGATCCGCTCGATGGCACGCGCGAGTTCGTCAAGCGCAACGGCGAGTTCACGGTCAACATCGCGCTGATCGACAACCATGAATCCGTGCTTGGCGTGGTGCTGGCGCCGGTAACCGGCGAGCTTTACGTCGCACGGCGCGGCGAAGGTGCCTGGTTGCAGAAAACACCGGGCGGTGCCTGGCAGCGCATCGGTACACGCGACCTGGCGCAGCCGCCGACCGTGGCCGGCAGCCGTTCGCATGGTGCTAGTGTGGTATCGATGTTGCAGGCCTTGCTGGGTGACGAGTACACCTCGCATCCGCTGGGATCGTCGTTGAAGTTCTGCGTGATTGCCCGTGGTGAAGCGGACGTCTATTTGCGTCGCGGGCCCACCAGCGAGTGGGACACCGCTGCGGCGCAGTGCGTGCTGGAAGAAGCCGGCGGCGCGGTGCTGGATTTGCGTGGCGAGCCTTTTCGCTACAACCGCGGGGAGTCGCTGCTCAATCCGGAATTCATTGCCGTGGGCGATACGAGTATCGATTGGCGCGGGCGCTTGCTGGCATTGGATTTGTGA
- a CDS encoding inositol monophosphatase family protein, whose translation MSTTDYSTALDAARQAASAAADILLHYWRKGVSVEWKSDATPVTVADREAELAIRDILRTALPQADIYGEEFGREGDTQEWLWLVDPLDGTKSFVRRTPFFSTQIALMHKGELVLGVSSAPVYGETMWASTGGGSWFEGERVQVAETAELAKASISFGNIKSLTADGRWNVLGSLVAEANRIRGYGDFCHYHLLARGGLDLVIESDVNILDVAALAVIVREAGGVFTDLEGQALNLDTRSVLAGTAAMHALSLQRLRHVTQGV comes from the coding sequence ATGAGCACGACGGATTACTCGACCGCCCTCGACGCGGCACGCCAGGCCGCGTCCGCAGCCGCGGATATCCTGCTGCATTACTGGCGCAAAGGCGTGTCGGTGGAATGGAAAAGCGACGCCACGCCCGTCACGGTAGCCGACCGCGAAGCCGAGCTGGCGATTCGTGACATCTTGCGCACCGCCTTGCCCCAGGCCGATATCTACGGTGAAGAGTTCGGCCGTGAAGGCGACACACAGGAATGGCTCTGGCTGGTCGATCCGCTCGACGGCACCAAGAGCTTCGTGCGGCGTACGCCGTTTTTCTCCACCCAGATCGCGCTGATGCACAAGGGCGAGCTGGTGCTGGGCGTGTCCAGCGCGCCGGTATATGGCGAGACGATGTGGGCCAGCACCGGTGGCGGGAGCTGGTTCGAGGGCGAGCGCGTCCAGGTCGCCGAGACGGCCGAGCTGGCCAAGGCCTCGATTTCCTTCGGCAACATCAAGTCGCTGACGGCGGATGGACGCTGGAACGTATTGGGTAGCCTAGTGGCCGAGGCCAACCGCATTCGCGGCTATGGCGATTTCTGCCACTACCATCTGCTCGCCCGCGGCGGACTGGATCTGGTGATCGAGTCGGATGTGAATATTCTCGACGTCGCGGCGCTGGCGGTGATCGTGCGCGAAGCCGGCGGCGTGTTTACCGATCTGGAAGGGCAGGCGCTGAATCTGGATACGCGCAGTGTCCTGGCCGGCACGGCCGCGATGCATGCTCTTTCGTTGCAACGATTACGTCATGTCACTCAGGGAGTTTGA
- a CDS encoding glycosyltransferase family 4 protein, producing the protein MRLVLISDGCPHDISLFSGTLYFMYKALRMEFEVVFEGWGLTGDELNEKLSGSNVEADYILCASGSGVIPKYNYHIPIVFWHDSTWHTYQHAYIDEARFSNFKLEDREHYLWDMAVLSKCDILVYSSDYVADACVKDYGVDRSKVKVIPFGANIFEPPSADNLEKILSERISSDTLKLMFLGMDFWRKGALSAIRLTEKLNSMGIKSILNVVGCKVESDYEGVPNVINWGRLNKNDERDLDILLGIFRDSHFLVHPAVSEPFGIALCEANSYGMPVIGTDVEGLKTIVKHGENGYLFSREDYVEKTSGLIRSIYDDFSKNYTTLFYNSLSEFNSRLNWTSSAKRLKEVLREHALVSRP; encoded by the coding sequence ATGAGGCTTGTCCTGATCAGTGACGGTTGCCCACACGATATCAGCTTGTTTTCAGGGACTCTTTACTTTATGTACAAGGCTTTAAGGATGGAGTTTGAAGTTGTCTTTGAGGGTTGGGGGTTGACTGGTGATGAATTAAACGAAAAGTTGTCTGGTAGTAATGTCGAGGCGGACTACATTTTATGTGCCTCCGGTTCTGGGGTCATCCCGAAATACAACTACCATATACCCATAGTGTTTTGGCATGATAGTACATGGCATACCTATCAGCATGCCTATATTGACGAAGCTAGATTCTCTAATTTTAAACTGGAGGATAGGGAGCACTATCTTTGGGATATGGCTGTTCTTTCTAAGTGCGATATTTTAGTGTATTCGTCGGATTATGTTGCAGATGCCTGTGTGAAGGATTATGGGGTTGATCGGTCGAAAGTTAAAGTGATTCCATTTGGGGCAAACATTTTCGAACCTCCGTCCGCGGATAATCTTGAGAAGATCTTGTCAGAAAGAATAAGCAGCGACACCTTGAAGCTGATGTTTCTTGGTATGGATTTCTGGAGGAAGGGCGCGCTTAGCGCAATTCGTCTTACGGAAAAATTGAACTCGATGGGGATCAAATCCATATTGAATGTTGTTGGGTGCAAGGTTGAAAGTGATTATGAGGGAGTGCCCAATGTTATTAATTGGGGTCGACTCAACAAGAATGATGAGCGTGACCTGGATATTTTGCTCGGGATATTTCGTGACAGCCATTTTCTTGTTCATCCTGCCGTTTCAGAACCGTTTGGAATAGCGCTTTGCGAAGCAAATTCCTACGGTATGCCGGTTATAGGGACGGATGTGGAAGGGCTGAAGACAATCGTCAAACATGGCGAAAACGGATATTTGTTCAGCAGGGAGGATTATGTTGAAAAGACATCTGGCCTTATAAGGTCAATTTATGATGATTTTTCAAAAAACTACACGACACTTTTTTATAATTCGTTATCTGAATTCAACTCAAGGCTGAATTGGACGTCGAGCGCAAAGCGGCTCAAGGAGGTATTGAGAGAGCATGCGCTAGTTAGCAGGCCTTGA
- the mazG gene encoding nucleoside triphosphate pyrophosphohydrolase, with translation MSRHTLNDLLDIMTRLRDPERGCPWDVKQNFATIAPYTIEEAYEVADAIDRQDWHDLRDELGDLLLQVVFHAQMAKEAGLFDFDDVAHAISDKMLRRHPHVFGDASYDDIEAQKQGWEDIKRAERAAKGDGVDDTSVLAGVSHGLPEWKRATKLQQRAAKVGFDWPNAAPVLDKLAEELDEVRAEFADGADVGRLQDEIGDVLFVTANLARHAGVDFSQAMRHANAKFERRFRRMEALAESEGRPLAERDLAGQEALWQRVKVLERS, from the coding sequence ATGTCGCGTCACACCCTGAACGATCTTCTCGACATCATGACGCGCCTGCGCGACCCCGAGCGGGGTTGCCCTTGGGACGTGAAACAAAACTTTGCCACCATCGCGCCCTATACGATCGAAGAGGCCTACGAAGTAGCCGATGCGATCGACCGGCAGGACTGGCACGACCTTCGCGATGAACTCGGCGATCTTCTTCTGCAGGTCGTTTTTCATGCGCAGATGGCCAAGGAGGCAGGGCTGTTCGACTTCGACGATGTGGCGCACGCGATCAGCGACAAGATGCTGCGTCGGCATCCACACGTGTTTGGCGATGCCAGCTACGACGATATCGAGGCGCAGAAACAGGGTTGGGAAGACATCAAGCGTGCCGAACGCGCCGCCAAGGGTGACGGCGTCGACGACACCAGCGTGCTGGCCGGCGTGTCGCATGGACTGCCGGAATGGAAGCGCGCCACGAAGCTGCAGCAACGCGCGGCCAAAGTCGGGTTCGACTGGCCGAACGCAGCGCCGGTGCTGGACAAGCTGGCCGAGGAACTGGACGAAGTGCGTGCCGAGTTCGCCGATGGCGCGGATGTTGGGCGGCTGCAGGACGAAATCGGTGACGTGTTATTCGTCACGGCGAATCTGGCCCGCCATGCCGGGGTCGATTTTTCGCAGGCGATGCGGCATGCCAATGCCAAGTTCGAGCGTCGGTTTCGGCGGATGGAGGCGTTGGCGGAGAGTGAAGGCCGGCCCCTGGCCGAGCGTGATCTGGCTGGGCAAGAGGCGCTGTGGCAGCGGGTGAAGGTGCTGGAGCGCTCTTAA
- a CDS encoding adenosylmethionine--8-amino-7-oxononanoate transaminase codes for MTSPLLSNAALAERDLRHLWHPCTQMHDHQTVPMLPIVRGEGAWLIDADGRRYLDGISSWWTNIFGHANPRIAAALKTQLDTLEHVIFAGFTHEPAIELAEELVRITPPGLDKVFLADNGSAAIEVALKMSFHYWLNLGHGEKTRFIALSGSYHGETLGALSVSDVALYRKTYAPLLLTPFLAPSPDAYEGEPGESAEQTAERRLSELRNLLEQHAHETCAVIVEPLVQCAGGMRMYHPRYLSGLRSLCDEFHVHFIADEIAVGFGRTGPLFACEQASVTPDFMCLSKGLTGGFLPLSAVLTHNAVYEAFYAEYSAGKAFLHSHSYTGNPLACRAALATLQIFRDEPVLARNRDLAAHLAQRLAPLRDHPHVADVRQTGMIAAVELVRDKLTRAPFPADERRGLRVYLHGLEHGALLRPLGNVVYFMPPYVVTESEIDFLVDVATAGIEKAVR; via the coding sequence ATGACCAGTCCTCTCCTCAGCAATGCCGCGCTCGCCGAGCGCGATCTTCGTCATCTTTGGCACCCTTGCACCCAAATGCACGACCACCAGACCGTGCCGATGCTACCCATCGTGCGCGGCGAAGGCGCTTGGCTGATCGATGCCGATGGCCGCCGTTACCTGGATGGCATCAGCTCCTGGTGGACCAATATCTTCGGCCACGCCAACCCACGCATCGCCGCCGCCCTGAAAACCCAGCTCGATACGCTGGAACACGTGATCTTTGCCGGCTTTACCCATGAGCCGGCGATCGAGTTGGCCGAGGAGCTGGTGCGCATTACGCCGCCGGGGTTGGACAAGGTGTTCCTGGCTGACAATGGCTCGGCCGCGATCGAAGTCGCCCTGAAGATGAGTTTTCATTATTGGCTCAATCTGGGCCACGGTGAAAAGACGCGCTTTATCGCGCTGAGCGGCAGCTACCACGGCGAGACATTGGGAGCGCTCTCGGTCAGCGATGTGGCGCTTTATCGCAAGACATACGCCCCGTTGTTGCTCACCCCGTTTCTTGCGCCCTCTCCCGATGCCTACGAAGGCGAGCCGGGTGAAAGCGCCGAGCAGACCGCGGAACGTCGCCTGAGTGAATTGCGTAACTTGCTTGAGCAACATGCACATGAAACGTGTGCGGTCATTGTCGAGCCGCTGGTGCAATGTGCCGGTGGCATGCGGATGTATCACCCACGCTACCTGAGTGGCCTGCGTTCGTTGTGCGACGAGTTCCATGTGCATTTCATTGCCGATGAAATCGCTGTTGGCTTTGGTCGCACGGGGCCGTTATTTGCCTGCGAGCAGGCGAGTGTCACGCCCGACTTCATGTGCCTGTCCAAAGGGCTGACTGGCGGCTTCCTGCCGCTTTCGGCCGTACTCACCCATAACGCTGTCTACGAAGCGTTCTATGCCGAGTACAGCGCGGGCAAGGCGTTTTTGCACTCGCACAGCTATACCGGTAATCCGCTTGCCTGCCGTGCCGCACTGGCTACGCTGCAGATATTCCGCGACGAGCCGGTGCTGGCGCGTAACCGCGATTTGGCCGCCCATCTGGCCCAACGTCTGGCGCCGTTGCGCGATCATCCGCATGTCGCCGATGTGCGGCAGACCGGCATGATTGCTGCGGTGGAACTGGTGCGAGACAAACTCACGCGCGCGCCTTTCCCTGCAGACGAACGCCGTGGGCTTAGGGTTTATCTGCATGGATTGGAACATGGCGCGTTGTTGCGCCCATTGGGCAACGTTGTTTACTTCATGCCGCCGTATGTCGTAACGGAGAGCGAGATTGATTTTCTTGTTGACGTTGCCACTGCGGGCATTGAAAAAGCAGTGCGCTAG
- the gspN gene encoding type II secretion system protein N, with product MKPLRALLVVLVLVVLVVVGLGWFLPARWVQPQIEARLHGLRLDGVTGSIWDGHADQVLAADGHSIGSLNWQLSRLTLLGHTAANVDLKGKVWTFRGHMERLSETTTHWEDVHARFDLTEAGLHAFAWGQPQGVLEVDITSALIQAQWPISLSGTGQWENAAMATSQGTLPLGTLHWEAQVNNAVLKGSFGDVRDPEGPLQLSGSFGVSALGWRYGLEAQPRGHQPALQRWLASLGPVGSDGTLHLEQSGGFAKWAKGKS from the coding sequence TTGAAGCCATTGCGTGCGTTGCTGGTCGTCCTGGTGCTGGTGGTACTGGTCGTCGTGGGTCTGGGTTGGTTTCTGCCGGCCCGCTGGGTGCAGCCGCAGATCGAGGCGCGCCTGCACGGGCTGCGCCTGGACGGGGTAACTGGTTCGATCTGGGATGGGCATGCCGACCAGGTGCTGGCTGCCGATGGGCACAGCATCGGTAGCCTCAATTGGCAGCTGTCTCGTCTGACCCTGCTCGGTCACACCGCCGCAAATGTCGATCTCAAGGGCAAGGTCTGGACGTTCCGCGGCCATATGGAGCGCCTTAGCGAGACCACCACGCATTGGGAAGACGTTCACGCGCGCTTCGATCTGACTGAGGCCGGCCTGCATGCCTTCGCATGGGGGCAGCCTCAGGGCGTGCTGGAGGTCGATATCACCAGTGCGCTGATCCAGGCGCAATGGCCGATCAGCCTGAGCGGCACCGGGCAGTGGGAAAACGCCGCCATGGCCACGTCGCAAGGCACATTGCCACTCGGTACCCTGCACTGGGAAGCGCAGGTCAATAACGCGGTGTTGAAAGGATCGTTTGGCGATGTACGAGACCCGGAGGGTCCGCTGCAGCTGTCGGGCAGTTTCGGCGTCAGCGCGCTGGGTTGGCGTTACGGCCTGGAGGCGCAGCCGCGCGGGCATCAGCCGGCCCTGCAGCGCTGGCTGGCCTCGTTGGGGCCGGTGGGGTCCGATGGCACGCTGCATCTGGAACAAAGTGGCGGGTTCGCCAAGTGGGCAAAGGGAAAATCATGA
- a CDS encoding DUF4097 family beta strand repeat-containing protein has product MRRLILAALLVAPLAAHAHDDCKYQAPRAMKLDLSGVREVQLEVNSYDLHVTGSDSATVGDLNGRACASDQKLLEDLTVTQHREGDRLIVELGGHHTTINFFGSTYTDLDINLQLPAKMPVSINVGSGDGWVSGVHTVKGRVGSGDLHLTDIDDTFIGGVGSGDIDGRNIGRIELGSVGSGDAKFHDIKGDVKVGSIGSGDVTLVGVGGSVRADTLGSGDLTVRNVRGDFSLGAKGSGDVHKSDISGKVSVPHDDDDD; this is encoded by the coding sequence ATGCGTCGCTTGATTCTTGCCGCCTTGCTGGTGGCCCCATTGGCCGCCCACGCGCACGACGACTGCAAATACCAGGCGCCCCGCGCGATGAAGCTGGACTTGTCCGGCGTGCGGGAGGTGCAGCTCGAGGTCAATAGCTACGACCTGCATGTCACCGGCAGCGACAGCGCTACCGTCGGCGATCTCAATGGCCGTGCCTGCGCATCCGACCAGAAGCTGCTGGAGGATCTCACGGTCACCCAGCATCGCGAAGGCGATCGCCTGATCGTCGAGCTCGGTGGACACCATACGACCATCAATTTTTTCGGTAGCACCTATACGGACCTGGACATCAATCTCCAGTTGCCGGCGAAGATGCCCGTATCGATCAATGTGGGTTCCGGCGATGGTTGGGTGAGCGGCGTGCACACGGTCAAGGGACGCGTGGGTTCGGGTGACCTGCACCTCACCGACATCGACGACACCTTTATCGGCGGCGTGGGTTCGGGTGATATCGATGGGCGCAATATCGGGCGTATCGAGCTGGGCTCGGTTGGTTCGGGCGACGCGAAATTCCATGACATCAAGGGTGATGTCAAAGTCGGCAGCATCGGCTCCGGCGATGTGACACTGGTCGGTGTCGGCGGCAGCGTGCGGGCCGATACGCTCGGTTCGGGCGACCTGACCGTGCGCAATGTGCGCGGCGATTTCAGCCTGGGTGCGAAGGGTAGCGGCGACGTGCACAAGTCCGATATCTCGGGCAAGGTGAGCGTACCGCACGATGATGACGATGATTGA
- a CDS encoding 16S rRNA (uracil(1498)-N(3))-methyltransferase has protein sequence MRTIRIHVDQPLSSGTELALPSQASEHVARVLRLTAGDPITLFNGDGSDYPSQIASVGKREVIVQVQAQQPLQNESPLRLTLAQGVARGEKMDLIVQKATELGVARIVPLLTERSEVKLDASRTEKRVAHWQAVAASACEQSGRARLPEITAPQPLEAWVRELPADDMVRLALLPEGSVKANQLRFSPTGGVLVVGPEGGLGERDVSALNGAGFRGLVLGPRILRTETAGLAALAALQALYGDL, from the coding sequence ATGCGCACCATTCGCATTCATGTCGACCAGCCCCTGAGCAGCGGTACCGAGCTGGCCCTGCCCAGCCAGGCCAGCGAACACGTCGCCCGCGTCCTTCGCCTGACCGCCGGTGACCCGATCACTCTGTTCAACGGCGACGGCAGCGACTACCCCTCGCAGATTGCCAGCGTCGGCAAGCGTGAGGTCATCGTCCAGGTACAGGCTCAACAGCCATTGCAAAACGAGTCCCCTCTGCGGCTCACCCTGGCCCAAGGCGTGGCACGCGGTGAAAAGATGGACCTGATCGTGCAGAAGGCGACCGAGCTCGGCGTGGCGCGGATTGTTCCCCTCCTCACCGAACGTTCGGAAGTGAAACTGGACGCGTCCCGCACAGAAAAGCGTGTGGCCCATTGGCAAGCGGTCGCTGCCAGCGCATGCGAACAGAGCGGCCGTGCGCGTTTGCCGGAGATCACGGCGCCACAGCCCTTGGAAGCCTGGGTGCGAGAACTCCCTGCCGATGACATGGTCCGCCTGGCTCTACTGCCCGAGGGCAGCGTCAAGGCAAACCAGCTCAGGTTTTCACCCACCGGCGGCGTGCTTGTCGTCGGCCCGGAAGGCGGCCTGGGCGAACGGGATGTGAGCGCGCTGAATGGAGCCGGCTTTCGCGGGCTGGTGCTAGGGCCGCGCATCCTGCGCACCGAAACGGCCGGACTTGCCGCACTCGCCGCGCTACAGGCGTTATACGGCGACCTTTAA